The following are from one region of the Flavobacteriaceae bacterium UJ101 genome:
- a CDS encoding sulfoacetaldehyde reductase (Catalyzes the formation of isethionate from 2- sulfoacetaldehyde in the deaminative pathway of taurine. Constitutively expressed enzyme that only mediates a small part of the activity observed in taurine-grown cells; Belongs to the short-chain dehydrogenases/reductases (SDR) family.; KEGG: wsu:WS2125 UJ101; Oxidoreductases): protein MKPIALITGATSGIGLATAKKLADDFSLIICGRRKKELSELADIVRKKTSVHTLVFDVRDRLSILSYIEKLPEDFQNISLLINNAGNAHGLDTIDQVKILDLEMMIDANVKGLLYVSEAVIPLMMKQKKGHIINISSIAGKETYSKGTIYCASKAAVESISKGMRLDLLPHGIKVTNIAPGAVDTNFSKVRFKGDQIKAHQVYEGYEPLKAEDIANSIHFVATQPDHVQIADMTIFPKAQANATTFLKDFS, encoded by the coding sequence ATGAAACCTATAGCACTTATAACAGGCGCCACTTCTGGAATTGGACTTGCTACAGCAAAAAAACTAGCAGATGATTTTTCCTTGATCATTTGTGGTAGAAGAAAAAAGGAATTGAGTGAACTAGCCGATATTGTACGAAAAAAAACGAGCGTTCACACACTTGTTTTCGATGTCCGAGATCGTTTATCTATTCTAAGTTATATTGAAAAGCTTCCTGAAGATTTTCAAAACATTTCGTTATTAATAAACAACGCTGGAAATGCACATGGCTTGGACACTATCGATCAAGTCAAAATTTTAGATCTAGAAATGATGATCGATGCTAATGTCAAAGGATTATTATATGTATCTGAAGCTGTTATCCCTCTTATGATGAAGCAAAAAAAAGGGCACATTATTAACATCAGTTCTATTGCGGGAAAAGAAACTTATTCTAAAGGAACAATTTACTGTGCTTCAAAGGCAGCTGTAGAATCAATTAGTAAAGGAATGCGCTTAGATTTATTACCACATGGAATTAAAGTAACCAACATTGCTCCTGGTGCAGTCGATACTAATTTTTCAAAAGTTCGCTTTAAAGGAGATCAAATCAAAGCCCATCAGGTTTATGAAGGTTATGAACCTTTAAAAGCGGAAGATATCGCTAACAGTATTCATTTCGTTGCCACACAACCTGATCATGTTCAAATTGCAGATATGACCATTTTCCCAAAAGCACAAGCCAATGCTACAACCTTCTTAAAAGATTTTTCATGA
- the trmD gene encoding tRNA (guanine(37)-N(1))-methyltransferase (Specifically methylates guanosine-37 in various tRNAs; Belongs to the RNA methyltransferase TrmD family.; KEGG: bab:bbp359 tRNA (guanine37-N1)-methyltransferase), whose protein sequence is MRIDIITVLPELLESPFAASILKRAIDKGLVEVHTHNLRKYGLNRYNQVDDYQYGGGAGMVLMCEPLDNAISDLKAERHYDEVIYMTPDGVTLNQEISNKMSSLENILIICGHYKGIDERIRTMHITKEISIGDYVLSGGELAAAVLSDSIIRLIPGVLNDETSALTDSFQDNLLAPPVYTRPSDYKGYKVPEILLSGNFPKIDEWREQKALERTQERRPDLLK, encoded by the coding sequence ATGCGTATTGATATTATTACCGTCTTACCTGAATTATTAGAAAGTCCTTTCGCTGCTTCTATTTTAAAAAGAGCAATAGACAAGGGATTAGTAGAAGTACACACTCATAATTTAAGGAAATATGGTTTAAACAGATACAATCAAGTAGATGACTATCAATACGGTGGAGGAGCGGGCATGGTATTAATGTGTGAACCATTGGATAATGCAATCTCTGATTTAAAGGCAGAACGACATTATGATGAAGTTATTTATATGACACCTGATGGTGTTACACTCAATCAAGAAATTTCAAATAAAATGTCTTCTTTAGAAAATATCTTGATCATTTGTGGTCATTATAAAGGTATAGATGAACGTATACGAACGATGCACATAACCAAAGAAATTTCAATTGGAGATTATGTTTTATCAGGAGGAGAGTTAGCTGCTGCAGTCCTTTCTGATAGTATTATACGATTAATTCCAGGAGTTTTAAATGATGAAACTTCTGCTTTAACCGATTCTTTTCAAGACAATTTATTAGCTCCACCAGTGTATACACGCCCTTCAGATTATAAAGGATATAAAGTTCCCGAAATTCTTCTTTCAGGAAATTTTCCTAAAATAGATGAATGGCGAGAACAAAAAGCATTGGAACGAACACAGGAAAGAAGACCTGACCTTTTAAAATAA
- the ggt gene encoding gamma-glutamyltransferase (Belongs to the gamma-glutamyltransferase family.; KEGG: hna:Hneap_0026 gamma-glutamyltranspeptidase / glutathione hydrolase) → MKNNILIFITILTLFSCKKDNPTLIDKEVTPSFEPYIAKEAMVVSARKEASDIGTTIMKQGGNAFDAAIAVNFALCVAYPYAGNIGGGGFMVAYKDGQVNSLDFREKAPLAAHRDMYLDQEGNPDSQKSRLGLLATGVPGTVDGMVKIHDRYGSLPWKTLVQPAIDLARKGVIITPKQAKKLNDQRQTFKQVNKEPIVFVKEQLWKAGDVLIQEQLAQTLEIIRDQKRDGFYKGKIANLLVNQMKQGGGLITHEDLNRYQAIWRTPIIGTYKDKTIVSMPPPSSGGITMMQILKSIEPYTIQNLNHNSSLMIQLLTEAERRAFADRAYWLGDPDFINIPKDSLLSKSYNTKRMKDFSFTQATPSSKVDHGTFILNESMETTHFSIIDKQGNAVALTTTLNGRYGNKVVAEGAGYFLNNEMDDFSAKPGIPNMFGLVGAEANAIAPEKRMLSSMTPTLVLNKDHQVEMVVGSPGGSTIITSVLQTILNVYEYGMNMQEAVSVPRFHHQWLPDEIRLEPHSFHDSIKNTLQSKGYPLLEKDNIVVGKVDAILVTQDGLQGGADPRGDDTASGY, encoded by the coding sequence ATGAAAAATAACATTCTTATTTTTATTACAATCCTTACTCTATTCAGTTGCAAAAAAGATAACCCTACGCTAATAGATAAAGAAGTAACACCAAGTTTTGAACCTTATATTGCAAAAGAAGCTATGGTGGTCTCTGCTCGAAAAGAAGCCTCTGATATAGGTACAACCATTATGAAACAAGGAGGAAATGCCTTTGATGCTGCTATCGCCGTAAATTTTGCTTTATGTGTAGCTTATCCTTATGCAGGAAATATTGGTGGAGGTGGTTTTATGGTTGCTTATAAAGATGGACAAGTTAATTCTCTTGATTTTAGAGAAAAAGCACCTTTGGCTGCTCATCGAGATATGTATTTAGATCAAGAAGGAAATCCTGATTCACAAAAAAGTCGATTGGGTTTATTAGCTACAGGTGTACCTGGCACTGTAGATGGTATGGTAAAAATACACGATCGATATGGTTCCCTTCCATGGAAAACTTTAGTTCAACCTGCTATTGATTTAGCACGAAAAGGTGTAATCATCACTCCTAAACAAGCTAAAAAACTAAATGATCAACGTCAAACATTTAAACAAGTCAATAAAGAACCTATTGTTTTTGTAAAAGAACAATTATGGAAAGCAGGTGATGTATTGATTCAAGAACAATTAGCTCAAACCTTAGAAATTATTCGAGATCAAAAACGAGATGGTTTTTATAAAGGAAAAATTGCTAATCTACTCGTGAATCAGATGAAACAAGGTGGTGGTCTTATAACACATGAAGATTTAAATCGTTATCAGGCAATTTGGAGAACCCCTATTATAGGAACATATAAGGACAAAACCATTGTATCTATGCCCCCTCCTTCAAGTGGTGGTATTACCATGATGCAAATATTAAAATCCATTGAACCTTATACTATTCAAAATTTAAACCACAACTCCTCTCTTATGATACAGCTTTTAACCGAAGCAGAACGTCGTGCTTTTGCAGACCGAGCATACTGGTTAGGAGATCCTGATTTTATTAACATTCCAAAAGACTCACTCCTTTCTAAATCGTACAACACCAAACGAATGAAAGATTTTTCATTTACGCAAGCAACTCCTTCTTCAAAAGTAGATCATGGTACATTTATCTTAAATGAAAGTATGGAAACTACACATTTCTCTATAATAGATAAACAAGGAAATGCGGTTGCTTTAACTACCACACTTAACGGTCGTTATGGAAACAAAGTAGTAGCAGAAGGAGCAGGTTATTTCTTAAACAATGAAATGGATGACTTTTCAGCAAAGCCTGGCATACCTAATATGTTTGGATTAGTAGGAGCTGAAGCGAATGCTATTGCCCCTGAAAAACGCATGCTATCATCTATGACCCCTACTCTTGTACTCAATAAAGACCATCAAGTTGAAATGGTAGTAGGAAGTCCTGGAGGTTCTACCATTATTACATCTGTATTGCAAACTATTTTAAACGTATACGAATATGGTATGAACATGCAAGAAGCTGTTTCTGTTCCTCGCTTTCATCATCAATGGCTTCCTGATGAAATTCGTTTAGAGCCTCATAGCTTTCATGATTCAATTAAAAACACATTACAAAGTAAAGGATATCCATTACTAGAAAAAGATAACATTGTTGTAGGAAAAGTAGATGCTATTTTGGTTACTCAGGATGGTTTACAAGGTGGTGCTGACCCAAGAGGTGACGATACTGCAAGTGGATATTAA